A genomic stretch from Zeimonas sediminis includes:
- a CDS encoding O-antigen ligase family protein, which translates to MARRAHALTQASRCCFVAGLALTPWLIAQVNTFFALGFLLWLAGGRNGLSLRELGREPLVRVFVAGFALLTVAAIASPMSAGESFAALLRYRELLLAVPIVALFRDPAWRDRALLAFAVSGLALATVSSAQWLGLLASPRGPAEAALVLRHGITHSTVLATLALVAWLQAARPTANMPSAFWRIVSLACAANALLMVPGRTGYLILSAGLAYAGFRRFGWRGLLAALLAAAVLGSAAYRASDVFRHRIDAAVAETLRFADGEVAPTSAGSRLLFWESSIELIARQPLFGTGLGSWHDRAAEVMTPEQRERMLMGHEHPHNELLHVATQTGALGVALFLVGLLSIARYAARMRGDADLLAVTLVAYAAGSLVNAFLWDSVEGQLFAALAALAAARIGADSDTTR; encoded by the coding sequence GTGGCGCGCCGGGCTCACGCGCTGACCCAGGCGAGCCGCTGCTGCTTCGTCGCGGGCCTCGCCCTGACGCCCTGGCTGATCGCGCAGGTCAACACGTTCTTCGCGCTCGGTTTCCTGCTCTGGCTGGCCGGCGGCCGCAATGGCCTCTCGCTGCGCGAGCTCGGCCGGGAGCCACTGGTCAGGGTGTTCGTGGCCGGGTTCGCATTGCTCACTGTCGCGGCGATCGCATCCCCGATGTCGGCTGGCGAGTCCTTCGCGGCCCTGCTCCGCTATCGCGAGCTCCTGCTGGCGGTCCCGATCGTCGCCCTGTTTCGGGATCCCGCGTGGCGCGATCGGGCGCTGCTCGCCTTCGCGGTTTCGGGCCTGGCGCTGGCCACCGTGTCGAGCGCGCAGTGGCTGGGCCTGCTCGCAAGTCCGCGAGGCCCGGCGGAAGCCGCGCTCGTGCTTCGCCACGGCATCACTCACTCGACGGTGCTGGCGACCCTGGCGCTCGTGGCGTGGCTGCAGGCGGCGCGCCCGACGGCGAACATGCCGTCCGCCTTCTGGCGGATTGTCTCGCTCGCGTGCGCCGCGAACGCGCTGCTGATGGTGCCCGGGCGCACCGGCTACCTGATCCTGTCGGCCGGCCTGGCCTATGCCGGCTTCCGGCGTTTCGGCTGGCGCGGCCTGCTCGCGGCGCTGCTCGCGGCAGCCGTTCTCGGCAGCGCCGCCTACCGGGCCTCGGACGTCTTCAGGCACCGCATCGACGCGGCGGTTGCCGAGACCCTGCGTTTCGCCGACGGCGAGGTGGCGCCCACGTCTGCCGGTTCGCGACTGCTGTTCTGGGAGAGCTCGATCGAACTGATCGCTCGCCAGCCCCTTTTCGGGACGGGCCTCGGCAGCTGGCACGACCGCGCCGCGGAGGTCATGACGCCGGAGCAGCGCGAAAGGATGCTGATGGGCCACGAGCACCCTCACAACGAACTGCTGCACGTGGCGACGCAGACCGGGGCGTTGGGCGTGGCGCTCTTCCTCGTCGGGCTGCTGTCGATCGCCCGATACGCCGCTCGAATGCGCGGCGATGCCGACCTGCTGGCGGTGACGCTCGTCGCCTACGCGGCGGGGTCGCTCGTCAACGCCTTCCTCTGGGACTCGGTGGAAGGCCAGCTCTTCGCGGCGCTCGCGGCATTGGCCGCTGCTAGAATCGGCGCGGACTCCGACACGACCCGATGA